The following are encoded together in the Arcobacter aquimarinus genome:
- a CDS encoding DMT family transporter, whose translation MTTRIFHILMVFAMIFWGASWISTKVLTTYVNEYELVFLRMGICFITMFPIIYFYKLSFKIDLKSFYLILVASVILTFYSIVMFLGVEHGTGSFGGALVTTLIPIITFILIAFLHKKTISLKHSFALILGAFGVLNMLNIWNFNLYEIFSKDNIYFLLAAFLWSILTIVTSKATKINAFVFTFYTYIISSSTLFIFFVDANIFEKVLDFDFIFWFNIFVITILSTTFATSIYFIGASKLGAKEASSYIFLVPASALSFGAIFLGEEITFNVIIGTIFTIIAIYILNNLNFFKLFKEN comes from the coding sequence ATGACCACTCGAATCTTTCATATTTTAATGGTTTTTGCCATGATATTTTGGGGTGCTTCTTGGATTAGTACCAAAGTTTTAACAACTTATGTAAATGAATATGAATTAGTTTTTTTAAGAATGGGAATCTGTTTTATTACAATGTTTCCCATCATTTATTTTTATAAGCTCTCTTTTAAAATTGATTTAAAATCTTTTTATTTGATTCTTGTAGCTTCAGTTATTTTAACTTTTTATAGTATCGTTATGTTTTTAGGAGTTGAACATGGTACAGGAAGTTTTGGAGGAGCTTTAGTAACTACATTAATTCCAATAATAACTTTTATTTTAATCGCATTTTTACATAAAAAAACTATTAGCTTAAAACACTCTTTTGCACTTATTCTTGGTGCTTTTGGAGTTTTAAATATGTTAAATATTTGGAATTTTAATTTATATGAAATATTTTCAAAGGATAATATATATTTTTTATTAGCTGCTTTTTTATGGTCAATATTAACTATTGTTACTTCAAAAGCTACTAAAATAAATGCCTTTGTTTTTACTTTTTATACTTATATAATTTCAAGTTCTACTCTTTTTATCTTTTTTGTAGATGCAAATATTTTTGAAAAAGTTTTAGATTTTGATTTTATTTTTTGGTTTAATATATTTGTAATCACAATTTTAAGTACAACTTTTGCAACTTCTATATATTTTATAGGTGCTTCTAAACTTGGTGCAAAAGAGGCATCTTCTTATATCTTTTTAGTTCCTGCTTCTGCTTTGAGTTTTGGAGCTATATTTTTAGGTGAAGAAATAACCTTTAATGTAATAATTGGAACAATTTTTACTATTATTGCCATTTATATTTTAAATAACTTAAATTTTTTTAAGTTATTTAAAGAAAATTAA
- a CDS encoding molybdopterin molybdotransferase MoeA: MRNFISYKKSIEILNNIELNKRATQKVFITNAISKVVAKDIVALENSPSFPTSAMDGYAIKYEDLEKNLIEIIDKNPAGYVVESQVSIGKCIKTFTGSLMPKGSDTLIPIENVEVIDNKIKIIKKVPFGFAVRQIGENYKENEVLIKKGTVIGFAEVGVLASLNISQVEVIVNPTIAVASTGSEVLDLGETQTNDSQIRSSNHLTLEALFKSNKADVLQMGIVKDDIDSITNMFEIALSKTDIVVTTGGVSVGDYDFVQDVIKDRLKADVLFHGVTIKPGMHILVAIKDKKIIVALPGFAYSSTVCAILYVLPLIFRFRDSNEKLPIVKAKITQNYPMKMKKTIFTACNVHYVNGQYEIDFEGKKEGTSAILTNMLENPALLIQDEDSQDLKIGDLVDILLLDQLK, from the coding sequence ATGAGAAATTTTATAAGTTACAAAAAATCAATTGAGATTTTAAATAATATTGAACTAAACAAAAGAGCTACTCAAAAAGTTTTTATTACTAATGCTATTTCAAAAGTAGTAGCAAAAGATATTGTAGCACTTGAAAACAGTCCTTCTTTTCCAACTTCTGCGATGGATGGATATGCTATAAAATATGAAGATTTAGAAAAAAATTTAATAGAAATAATTGATAAAAATCCAGCTGGTTATGTAGTTGAATCACAGGTTAGTATTGGTAAATGTATAAAAACTTTTACTGGTTCATTAATGCCAAAAGGAAGCGATACTTTAATTCCTATTGAAAACGTTGAAGTTATTGATAATAAAATAAAAATAATAAAAAAAGTTCCTTTTGGCTTTGCTGTAAGACAAATAGGTGAGAATTATAAAGAAAATGAAGTTTTAATAAAAAAAGGAACAGTTATTGGATTTGCTGAAGTTGGCGTTTTAGCTTCTTTAAATATTTCACAAGTAGAAGTAATCGTAAATCCTACTATTGCGGTTGCTAGCACAGGAAGTGAAGTTTTAGATTTAGGAGAAACTCAAACAAATGATTCTCAAATAAGAAGTTCAAATCACTTAACTTTAGAAGCTTTATTTAAAAGCAATAAAGCAGATGTTTTACAAATGGGAATTGTAAAAGATGATATAGATTCAATTACAAATATGTTTGAAATAGCTTTAAGTAAAACTGATATAGTTGTAACTACAGGTGGCGTTTCTGTAGGTGATTATGATTTTGTACAAGATGTAATAAAAGATAGACTAAAAGCTGATGTTTTATTTCATGGAGTTACTATAAAACCAGGAATGCATATATTAGTTGCTATAAAAGATAAAAAAATCATAGTTGCTCTTCCTGGTTTTGCTTACTCTTCTACTGTTTGTGCAATACTTTATGTTTTACCTTTGATTTTTAGATTTAGAGATTCTAATGAAAAATTACCAATTGTAAAAGCAAAAATAACTCAAAACTATCCAATGAAAATGAAAAAAACTATTTTTACAGCTTGTAATGTACACTATGTAAATGGGCAATACGAAATTGATTTTGAAGGGAAAAAAGAAGGAACAAGTGCAATTTTAACAAATATGCTTGAAAATCCTGCTTTACTTATTCAAGATGAAGATAGTCAAGATTTAAAAATTGGGGATTTAGTAGATATTTTACTATTAGACCAATTAAAATAA
- a CDS encoding tRNA 2-thiocytidine biosynthesis TtcA family protein: MVELSKKISTIVGRTNAEYGLIKEGDRVLVGFSGGKDSLTLIHSLNRLKKVVPFNFEFKAVTVTYGMGEQIEFLSNHCKEHGIEHEIIDTQIFELAGEKIRKNSSFCSFFSRMRRGYLYSTAQEQGYNKVALGHHLDDAMESFFMNFFYNGTMRSMPPIYKAENGLEVIRPLIFCRERQLRAFANTNEINVIGDEACPGLRFDVKMPHARATTKELLAKLEEENPKIFVSMKAAFKNIQLSTFFYKDIKEIDANIKEDDLV, encoded by the coding sequence TTGGTTGAATTAAGTAAAAAGATTTCTACAATAGTTGGAAGAACAAATGCAGAATATGGATTGATAAAAGAGGGTGATAGGGTTTTAGTAGGATTTTCAGGAGGAAAAGACTCATTAACTTTAATTCATTCGTTAAATAGATTAAAAAAAGTAGTTCCATTTAATTTCGAATTTAAAGCTGTAACAGTAACTTATGGAATGGGTGAACAAATAGAATTTTTAAGTAATCATTGCAAAGAACATGGAATTGAACACGAAATTATTGATACACAAATTTTTGAACTTGCAGGTGAAAAAATCAGAAAAAATTCATCTTTTTGTTCATTCTTTTCAAGAATGAGAAGAGGGTATTTATATTCAACAGCACAAGAACAAGGATATAATAAAGTAGCTTTAGGACATCATTTAGATGATGCAATGGAATCATTTTTTATGAATTTCTTTTATAATGGAACAATGCGTTCTATGCCTCCTATTTATAAAGCAGAAAATGGTTTAGAAGTTATTAGACCTTTAATTTTTTGTAGAGAGAGACAATTACGAGCTTTTGCAAATACAAATGAAATTAATGTAATTGGTGATGAAGCTTGCCCAGGTCTTAGATTTGATGTAAAAATGCCACATGCAAGGGCAACTACAAAAGAATTATTGGCAAAACTTGAAGAAGAAAATCCAAAAATTTTTGTATCAATGAAAGCAGCTTTTAAAAATATACAATTATCAACTTTTTTTTACAAAGATATAAAAGAGATTGATGCCAATATAAAAGAAGATGATTTAGTATGA
- a CDS encoding DUF523 domain-containing protein has translation MKILISSCLLGEDVRYDGNNSSIAFTPSFTFSIKELFMDILCENEIYSFCPEVAGGLPIPRTPSEIVKNDKPFIIKNEKGDDVTINFLLGAKKALDICIEENIKVALLKSKSPSCGNKQIYDGTFTSKLIEGQGLTARLLEENGVKVFNENEIKDLDKFIKTNK, from the coding sequence ATGAAGATACTAATATCTTCATGTTTATTGGGAGAAGATGTAAGATATGATGGAAATAATTCATCAATAGCGTTTACTCCAAGTTTTACTTTTTCAATTAAAGAACTTTTCATGGATATTTTATGTGAAAATGAGATTTACTCTTTTTGTCCTGAAGTAGCAGGTGGTTTACCAATTCCTAGAACACCTTCTGAAATTGTAAAAAATGATAAGCCTTTTATAATAAAAAATGAAAAAGGTGATGATGTTACAATAAATTTTTTATTAGGTGCAAAAAAGGCATTAGATATTTGTATAGAAGAAAACATTAAAGTAGCACTTTTAAAATCCAAATCTCCCTCTTGTGGAAATAAACAGATTTATGATGGAACATTTACTTCTAAATTGATTGAGGGACAGGGTTTAACAGCAAGATTACTTGAAGAAAATGGTGTAAAAGTATTTAATGAGAACGAAATAAAAGATTTAGATAAATTTATAAAAACTAATAAATAG
- the trxC gene encoding thioredoxin TrxC produces the protein MSKINVVCPHCLKINAIPLKDSYTKANCGDCKKSLLETTPLELNEKNFDHVIVNSDIPVIVDFWAPWCGPCKMFAPIFNDVAKKYPLKALFVKVNTEAEQNLGTRFAIRSIPTLVVYKNGIEKKRISGALDPLRLANLVNENL, from the coding sequence ATGTCTAAAATAAATGTAGTTTGTCCTCATTGCTTAAAAATCAATGCTATTCCTTTAAAAGATAGTTACACAAAAGCAAATTGTGGAGATTGTAAAAAATCATTACTTGAAACAACTCCTTTAGAGTTGAATGAAAAGAATTTTGATCATGTAATTGTAAATTCTGACATTCCAGTAATTGTTGATTTTTGGGCACCTTGGTGTGGACCTTGTAAAATGTTTGCCCCTATATTTAATGATGTTGCAAAAAAATATCCGTTAAAAGCATTATTTGTAAAAGTAAATACTGAAGCTGAACAAAACTTAGGAACAAGGTTTGCTATTAGGTCTATTCCAACTCTTGTTGTTTATAAAAATGGTATTGAGAAAAAAAGAATAAGCGGTGCTTTAGACCCATTAAGATTAGCTAATTTAGTAAATGAAAATTTATAA
- a CDS encoding putative metalloprotease CJM1_0395 family protein, producing MEIYDSYQSASSLYQQIAIKKSELSNIDKKEFQKSTFEKNDTVVLGEKNYDENDYQRVLNKFKNKDNEIKTHEQIHASGAQTTTAISYNYQVGPDGKLYATGGSVRFDTSIPKDPQSAKMKLEQLKDASSSVGALSGADASIAQAANLNKMLLESLKEGFNYENR from the coding sequence ATGGAAATATACGATAGTTATCAAAGTGCTTCTTCTTTATATCAACAAATTGCTATAAAAAAAAGTGAATTATCAAATATAGATAAGAAAGAATTTCAAAAATCTACATTTGAAAAAAATGATACTGTTGTTTTAGGTGAGAAAAATTATGATGAAAATGATTACCAAAGAGTTTTAAATAAATTTAAAAATAAAGATAATGAAATAAAAACTCATGAGCAAATACATGCTTCAGGTGCGCAAACAACAACAGCGATTAGTTATAATTATCAAGTTGGACCAGATGGGAAGCTTTATGCAACAGGAGGAAGTGTTAGATTTGATACTTCAATTCCAAAAGATCCACAAAGTGCAAAAATGAAACTTGAACAATTAAAAGATGCTTCAAGTTCAGTTGGAGCTTTAAGTGGAGCTGATGCAAGTATTGCACAAGCTGCAAATTTAAATAAAATGTTATTAGAAAGTTTAAAGGAAGGATTTAATTATGAGAATAGATAA
- a CDS encoding GGDEF domain-containing protein, with protein MLYKFLKSTTLKLLMLVCTVLATLIVSALLFNSQVDKLKKQIDDIYFANLIPIIKLQIISDKYQEIASCRKIKYNCDFKSEQEVILQEWEYYYNAYKTKDERIVVDTINQEIINSFKENKYNIFLDILKRVDFLIKYETQEAFKQRKAFLDDYEQMKNYIFYNIVLILFLSFAVIVFIILQVIKKDKQLTVLNKKYQIEAITDGMTQLYNRKYFDTIFDNMPFISNANNWKCAFIMVDIDYFKQYNDTYGHDMGDITLKKVAQTLKLYFNKKYEFVFRLGGEEFGVILFDINENILENCLKDMNKKILELQIEHKNSKILDVISISMGAIIYNPNSYISANKLYKFADESLYKSKENGRNQYHIYNEGK; from the coding sequence ATGTTATATAAATTTTTAAAATCAACTACATTAAAATTGTTAATGCTTGTTTGCACTGTTCTTGCAACATTGATTGTTTCAGCACTATTATTTAATAGTCAAGTAGATAAGTTAAAAAAGCAAATAGATGATATTTATTTTGCTAATCTAATTCCAATAATTAAACTTCAAATTATTTCAGATAAATATCAAGAAATAGCATCTTGTAGAAAAATCAAATATAACTGTGATTTTAAAAGTGAACAAGAAGTAATTCTTCAAGAGTGGGAATATTACTATAATGCTTATAAAACAAAAGATGAAAGAATAGTTGTAGATACAATAAATCAAGAAATTATAAATTCTTTTAAAGAAAATAAATACAATATTTTTTTAGATATTTTAAAAAGAGTTGATTTTTTAATAAAATACGAAACGCAAGAAGCATTTAAACAAAGAAAAGCTTTTTTAGATGATTATGAACAAATGAAAAACTATATTTTTTATAATATAGTTCTAATTCTTTTTTTATCTTTCGCTGTTATTGTATTTATAATTTTACAAGTAATAAAAAAAGATAAGCAATTAACTGTATTAAATAAAAAATACCAAATAGAAGCAATAACAGATGGTATGACGCAGTTATATAATAGAAAATATTTTGATACTATTTTTGATAATATGCCTTTTATTTCAAATGCAAATAATTGGAAATGTGCTTTTATAATGGTTGATATTGATTATTTTAAACAATACAATGATACTTATGGACATGATATGGGTGATATTACTCTTAAAAAAGTTGCCCAAACTTTAAAATTATATTTCAATAAAAAATATGAATTTGTATTTAGATTGGGTGGAGAAGAATTCGGAGTAATTTTATTTGATATAAATGAAAATATATTAGAAAATTGTTTGAAAGATATGAATAAAAAAATATTAGAATTACAAATTGAGCATAAAAATAGTAAAATACTCGACGTAATTTCAATTTCAATGGGAGCTATAATATATAACCCAAATAGTTATATTTCAGCCAATAAACTTTATAAATTTGCAGATGAAAGTTTATATAAATCTAAAGAAAATGGAAGAAATCAATATCATATATACAATGAAGGAAAATAA
- a CDS encoding CDP-alcohol phosphatidyltransferase family protein translates to MSFLFNKHNHFNLANIVTFFNIASGIFAIYFLTHHEFFAAALFAWLAGGFDIIDGKIARKYNLSTQFGIQLDSYADFLSFVIVPAMFIYFAVIDTKEAFLNTPLIIFAFVYYVISGLRRLIQFNINADEGKVEKYFTGIPTPLGAILLWLVYLIFLTGFINETFVLFMMILIGYLLNSKIKIPHL, encoded by the coding sequence ATGAGTTTTTTATTTAATAAACATAATCATTTTAATTTGGCTAACATAGTTACTTTTTTTAATATTGCATCTGGAATTTTTGCAATTTATTTTTTAACTCATCATGAGTTTTTTGCTGCAGCTCTTTTTGCTTGGCTTGCAGGAGGATTTGATATTATTGATGGAAAAATTGCTAGAAAATATAACTTATCAACACAATTTGGAATTCAACTTGATTCTTATGCTGATTTTTTATCTTTTGTTATTGTTCCTGCTATGTTTATATATTTTGCAGTAATTGATACAAAAGAAGCTTTTTTAAATACGCCTTTGATTATTTTTGCTTTTGTTTATTATGTAATTTCAGGACTTAGAAGATTAATTCAATTTAATATAAATGCAGATGAAGGTAAAGTTGAAAAGTATTTTACAGGAATACCAACACCTCTTGGAGCAATATTATTATGGCTTGTTTATCTAATTTTTTTAACAGGTTTTATAAATGAGACTTTTGTTTTATTTATGATGATACTTATAGGTTATTTATTAAATTCAAAAATTAAAATTCCTCATTTATAG
- a CDS encoding exopolyphosphatase: protein MNNQIVSVDLGSNSFRVLKYDCLNHKIISEHNEVVGMADGLIDTGIISKEAINRVVNAIKHSIEIINYNPKDAICVTTAAMRKASNSQEVLAYLKKETQLDFNIIDGDEEARLTLLAVKYALKREKINSDNFILLDIGGGSTEIIVNTKDEYKAKSFDFGIVTMTQKFLKTHNLHSDLENKKMEIKQFLDSLNLNLSNYSFVATAGTPTTIAAIKLGQDFFSYDRNIVNGATVNLEDLSYCLDIFKNSSKEEITRLVGRGRVEFIEVGIFIYKTIFEVLNKKESIVLDDGLREGVAINYCLKKCKD from the coding sequence ATGAATAATCAAATAGTAAGTGTAGATTTAGGTTCAAACTCTTTTCGTGTTTTAAAATATGATTGTTTAAATCATAAAATAATTTCAGAACATAATGAAGTAGTTGGAATGGCTGATGGTTTAATTGATACTGGTATTATTTCTAAAGAAGCTATAAATAGAGTTGTTAATGCAATAAAACATTCTATAGAAATTATAAACTATAATCCTAAAGATGCTATTTGTGTAACAACAGCCGCAATGAGAAAAGCTTCAAATAGTCAAGAAGTTTTAGCTTATTTAAAAAAAGAAACGCAATTAGACTTTAATATTATTGATGGAGATGAAGAGGCTAGACTTACTTTACTCGCTGTCAAATATGCTTTAAAAAGAGAAAAAATCAATTCTGATAACTTTATACTTCTTGATATTGGCGGTGGTTCAACTGAAATTATTGTAAATACAAAAGATGAATATAAAGCTAAAAGTTTTGATTTTGGTATTGTTACTATGACTCAGAAATTTCTAAAAACTCATAATTTACATAGTGATTTAGAAAATAAAAAAATGGAAATAAAACAATTTTTAGATTCATTAAATTTAAATTTATCAAATTATAGTTTTGTTGCAACTGCTGGAACTCCAACAACAATAGCAGCTATTAAACTAGGACAAGATTTTTTTTCATATGATAGAAATATTGTAAATGGTGCAACAGTAAATCTTGAAGATTTAAGTTATTGTTTAGATATTTTTAAAAATTCTTCAAAAGAAGAGATTACAAGACTTGTTGGTCGTGGTAGAGTTGAATTTATTGAAGTTGGAATTTTTATTTATAAAACAATATTTGAAGTTTTAAATAAAAAAGAATCAATAGTTTTAGATGATGGATTAAGAGAAGGTGTTGCAATAAACTATTGTTTAAAAAAGTGTAAAGATTAA
- a CDS encoding acetolactate synthase large subunit: MKMTGAKMVVESLHQEGVEVVFGYPGGAIMNVYDEIYKQNYFQHILNRHEQASIIAAEGYARATGKTGVAIVTSGPGFTNAVTGLADAYMDSIPLVVISGQVPTTIIGTDGFQEIDAVGISRPCTKHNYLVNKIEDLPRIIKEAFHIASTGRPGPVHVDIPKDITAQVAEFIYPQEINLPTYKPTVNYNKKQLKRAMEAISNAKKPLLYVGGGAILSNCGFEIRELAKKLNIPAVETLMARGVMGDQNPLFFGMLGMHGEFAANMAAYETDLLISLGARFDDRVTGRLDEFASKAKVIHVDIDPTSIAKLVVPDYPIVGDLKITVKAMIEAISEYEFNDYSNWVELLKDYREKEPLRYIDSNEVIKPQWPIERVGKLLGSKAIISTDVGQHQMWTAQFYPFSYPRQWITSGGLGTMGFGLPAAMGVARAIKGTDKVSINFTGDGSILMNIQELMTCVEYELPVINIVLNNNYLGMVRQWQTMFYENRLSETDLTAQPNFKMLVEAFGGLGYRVTTKEEFDAALKDAVEQKRPAMIEVVVARHEEVLPMVPNGHALNEMTLIEGGK, from the coding sequence ATGAAGATGACTGGCGCAAAAATGGTTGTAGAATCATTACATCAAGAAGGGGTTGAAGTAGTATTTGGATACCCTGGAGGCGCTATTATGAACGTCTATGATGAAATATATAAACAAAACTATTTTCAACACATTCTAAATAGACACGAACAAGCTTCGATTATTGCAGCTGAGGGATACGCAAGAGCAACTGGTAAAACTGGCGTTGCAATAGTAACTTCAGGTCCTGGATTTACAAATGCAGTTACAGGATTAGCTGATGCATATATGGATTCTATTCCTTTAGTTGTAATTTCAGGACAAGTTCCAACAACAATTATTGGAACAGATGGTTTTCAAGAAATTGATGCGGTTGGAATTTCAAGACCTTGTACAAAACATAATTATTTAGTTAATAAGATTGAAGATTTACCAAGAATTATAAAAGAAGCGTTTCATATAGCAAGTACTGGAAGACCAGGACCTGTACATGTTGATATCCCAAAAGATATAACAGCTCAGGTTGCAGAGTTTATTTATCCTCAAGAGATAAATTTACCTACATATAAACCAACAGTTAATTACAATAAAAAACAGCTAAAAAGAGCGATGGAAGCTATTTCTAATGCTAAAAAGCCATTACTTTATGTAGGTGGTGGAGCAATTTTATCAAATTGTGGATTTGAAATTAGAGAATTAGCTAAAAAATTAAATATTCCAGCAGTTGAAACTTTAATGGCAAGAGGTGTAATGGGTGACCAGAATCCATTATTCTTTGGAATGTTAGGAATGCACGGTGAATTTGCTGCAAATATGGCTGCCTATGAAACTGATTTATTAATCTCTTTAGGAGCTAGATTTGATGATAGGGTAACAGGAAGATTAGATGAATTTGCTTCAAAAGCAAAAGTAATTCATGTTGATATTGACCCAACATCTATTGCAAAATTAGTTGTTCCTGATTATCCAATCGTTGGAGATTTAAAAATTACAGTAAAAGCAATGATTGAAGCAATTAGTGAATATGAATTTAATGATTATTCAAATTGGGTTGAATTATTGAAAGATTATAGAGAAAAAGAACCTTTAAGATATATTGATTCAAATGAAGTTATTAAACCACAATGGCCTATTGAAAGAGTAGGTAAATTGTTAGGTTCTAAAGCTATTATTTCAACAGATGTTGGTCAACATCAAATGTGGACAGCACAGTTTTATCCATTTTCATATCCAAGACAATGGATTACAAGTGGTGGTTTAGGAACAATGGGATTTGGATTGCCAGCTGCTATGGGAGTTGCAAGAGCAATCAAGGGAACAGATAAAGTATCTATTAACTTTACAGGAGATGGTTCTATTTTAATGAATATTCAAGAGCTTATGACTTGTGTTGAATATGAATTACCAGTTATAAATATTGTTTTAAATAACAACTATTTAGGAATGGTTAGACAATGGCAAACAATGTTTTATGAAAATAGATTATCTGAAACAGATTTAACAGCTCAACCAAATTTTAAAATGCTTGTTGAGGCGTTTGGTGGATTAGGGTATAGAGTTACAACAAAAGAAGAGTTTGATGCTGCTTTAAAAGATGCAGTTGAGCAAAAAAGACCTGCAATGATTGAAGTAGTTGTTGCAAGACATGAAGAGGTATTACCGATGGTTCCAAATGGTCATGCGTTAAATGAAATGACATTAATTGAAGGAGGAAAATAA
- the ilvN gene encoding acetolactate synthase small subunit translates to MNNFNHYYDSETTRQVISVVVLNEHNVLSRIVGLFSARGYNIDSLTVAPITDSQYSRMTIVTTGDKRVIDQIVKQLNKLIPVLKVNEHKNVIEKDTVLMKFSIDNNLSDIDVIARAYHGSIQNVTDDSIIVSATDSSSRIMNFIKVMQKFNPLEVVRSGIVAMER, encoded by the coding sequence ATGAACAATTTTAATCATTATTATGATAGCGAAACTACAAGACAAGTTATTTCTGTAGTTGTATTAAATGAACATAATGTTTTATCAAGAATTGTTGGATTATTTTCAGCACGAGGTTATAATATTGATTCATTAACTGTTGCTCCAATTACAGATAGTCAATATTCAAGAATGACAATAGTAACAACAGGAGATAAAAGAGTAATAGATCAAATTGTTAAACAATTAAATAAATTGATTCCTGTATTAAAAGTAAATGAGCATAAAAATGTTATTGAAAAAGATACAGTTTTGATGAAATTTTCAATTGATAATAATTTATCAGATATTGATGTAATTGCACGTGCTTATCATGGAAGTATACAAAATGTAACTGATGATTCTATTATTGTTAGTGCCACTGATTCAAGTTCTAGAATCATGAACTTTATAAAAGTTATGCAAAAATTCAATCCACTTGAAGTTGTAAGAAGTGGAATTGTAGCAATGGAAAGATAA
- the lpxD gene encoding UDP-3-O-(3-hydroxymyristoyl)glucosamine N-acyltransferase — translation MTLEEIADFIGINCQEKKEITGLNTLLDSNENQLTFLENKKYLSDLKNTKAAAVLVTSENASEVPNGTIALICDEPYLNLAKISKLFAPNVVEMDGEKPLIGGGTKVMPNVYIGKDSVVGSDCTIMAGVFIGDNVKIGNNTIIYPNVTIYRDCVVGNDCIIHAGTVIGSDGFGFANTKDGKYIKIYQNGNVTIGNDVEIGANCAIDRAVFKSTIIEDGARLDNLVHIAHNCKIGRGSILTGQVGLAGSTILNAYVVMGGQSATAGHLEIAPFTTIAARGGVTKSITEPKKSWAGFPLFEHKQWLKLQGKISNLLK, via the coding sequence ATGACTCTTGAAGAGATAGCAGATTTTATTGGTATAAACTGCCAAGAGAAAAAAGAGATAACTGGTTTAAACACTTTATTAGATTCAAATGAAAATCAACTTACTTTTTTAGAAAATAAAAAATATTTATCAGATTTAAAAAATACAAAAGCAGCAGCTGTTTTAGTAACAAGTGAAAATGCTAGTGAAGTTCCAAATGGAACTATTGCTTTAATTTGTGATGAACCATATTTAAATTTAGCAAAAATCTCTAAGCTTTTTGCTCCAAATGTTGTAGAAATGGATGGTGAAAAACCACTTATTGGTGGTGGAACAAAAGTTATGCCAAATGTCTATATTGGAAAAGATTCTGTTGTAGGAAGTGATTGTACTATTATGGCAGGAGTTTTTATTGGTGATAATGTAAAAATAGGGAATAACACTATTATTTATCCAAATGTAACAATTTATAGGGATTGTGTTGTTGGAAATGATTGTATTATTCATGCTGGAACAGTAATAGGAAGTGATGGTTTTGGATTTGCAAATACAAAAGATGGAAAATATATAAAAATTTACCAAAATGGAAATGTAACTATTGGAAATGATGTAGAAATAGGTGCAAATTGCGCAATAGATAGAGCAGTTTTTAAATCAACAATCATTGAAGATGGTGCAAGACTTGATAATCTTGTACATATTGCACATAATTGTAAAATTGGTCGTGGTTCAATTTTAACAGGACAAGTTGGACTTGCAGGTTCAACAATTTTAAATGCTTATGTTGTAATGGGTGGACAAAGTGCAACAGCTGGGCATCTTGAAATTGCACCATTTACTACAATTGCTGCTCGTGGTGGAGTAACTAAAAGTATAACTGAACCTAAAAAATCATGGGCTGGATTTCCTTTATTTGAGCATAAACAATGGCTTAAATTACAAGGGAAAATATCAAATTTATTAAAATAA